The genomic interval AGAAAAATCAACAAGGTGAGTTTAGGTAACTACAAACCACGTGCTAACCTTTTTTACTTTTTTGACAGAGACTATGCTATCAGAGGAGATCATTCATAAGGTTTTGTCAGGTATGCCATTATCCTTCCTCTCATATTTATTTGTAATGCAAATCCTTGTGCAACAAACTCATTGAATAACAAATGGCACCTTTGAATGATAAATAGCTTTCTAAATCTATGAAGtataaagtaataaaaaaaaatatattttttcttcatCTACTGCATATTCCAGCAATTTTTATTTCTACTGGACCTCTTGGCCCTCTTCAGAGGCTGAGATATCTTAAATCAGAGTCTCCTTTACATTTTGCTAGATCAGAAATTTGCATTCCCTTGTAGGTTTCTTAAACTACACTTATGCCATGTTTGCACAGATGGTAGGAAATCAATTCCATGGATTGATATGGTTTCCAAGCACCCTGCGAAATCAACTCCATAGAATAGTGTGGCTCCCAAGCACAATTTATACTTCTTCCCTTATTTACCTAAGCTGAATGTGAGACCTCGGAAGTGGAAATGGAAACCAAGGATTCAATTTTGATTCAAACTGTGCTTGGGAAGGAGTATGGACTCTGCTCAGTAATTCCACTAATCCATGGATTTGATATCCTTCTGATAGTGTAAACACGACACATTACCAATACATTTAGATCGTTTCTGTGTCGTTTGGCATCATATCTCAGCCTTCATGTTGGTTGAGTGACATTGACAACCAGTGTGAATCTGGGGATTCTTGTTTGGGTTTTCCCTTTTGCACACAATATCTGTGTTCAGGACATTGCTGCTTTGTTTGATGTTCTTACAGGATCGTTCTTATTTTAAATTTCCTAGGTGAAGAAATCAAACTTGAAGATTTATCTCCAGAGGAAATCAAACACTTTAGGAGAACAATCGCATCCGGAGAACTTAGCAAACTTATAGAGCCATGGACTCCTTGGTGGAGGAAACCTTCTGCAAGATCTATTTCTCTAAGCCCTGAAGGTTGCCAGCTTGTTAAGCCACTTGATGTTCAATCAAGTACAGTTACTATTAGTGAGATTCCAGTTGGACCAGAAAGTCCACTTCAACCACTCAAGCAGTTGATGCACGGGGAGCCTTCCCCTCTTCTTGCAGTTCATGTGATCGATGTAGTGTACAGTTACTGTTTCACACTTCGCCTTTACAATGGGGATTGGCATTCTGACCCTCTGAGTGCTTCCACTATGGCCTTCAGCATGTCAAAAGTACTAGGCGATGTTGGCCGGCCTGAAACTGTAACAGAGGCACTCGCAGCTTGCATCGAGGAAACATGCTCACCCATCTACAAACAAGCTGGAGGTTTTAGTTTCGCAATTGGGCTTATCGACGATGTCATATGCCTTCTTTCATTGGGAACTCACGCTCTCATCTGCTGCTTGTGTGATTTTCAAAGACTCTTTCAAGCTGGTGAAAGAATGCTCAAGTCCGAGAATATCAATAAGACGGAAAGAAACAAAACCACTCAGAAACTAAGATCCGCAGAAAGGAAGGTGTATTTCTTGATGTGCTGGGTTCATGAGCAGCCAGCAGAGACCTGGTCGACTTTAGCAGATTTTGTGACAGTAGAGAAAGCATCTCTCTCACAATTGGAACTTGGCGGTGAAAGTTTGAAAGCTGAAAGGAAAAGAATGTCAAAGCCAAATGCTCTCATTCAGGAGGTCTAAAGCATTCATGGCTTTGTAGCACATGAGGAAATCCAAGTCAGGGCTTCCATTTTCTGGCCTGTGTTTCTTTGCATCGATATCGATTTTCCTTGCAAAGTTTTTTCACCTGAAACAAATTAAGGCCTTTGGATTACCGCACTCTTCAGTTTTTATTCAGTAGAGGAAGCACTGAATCCACCTAAgcatatattttactaaatttgATTGTCCTAAGTGAATCCTTAACTTGTGTAAATTAGTTGATCAGAATTATCCTTGGGATTGCTAATTTTGATACCTCAGGTGTTCaggctgtcttttttttttattcgtTTATCAGGTAAATTCGAAGCATAGTTTATGCTTCAATTTCCAATTATTAGTGctattcataatattttatcCCTGATATTAATCAGAATGTGAAAGACATGTTTTGTAGATTTACAATGCTTATCAAGTTTTTTAAACTTGGGCAGACAAGTGAAAGCAAGCAATTAATTATTGATTGGGCTtatgattttaattatgttttgtaAACCtacaattaattttaatcaatgctatttataaaatatttatagattAGCACTAATGCATATAAAGGTaacattatatttattttattgttttaaaaGGATAAtatctatttatactaaaattaaATTGGATTGGGTGGGTCGAATGATTGAGACAATATAACTAGCCAAATGGATTAGTTGAGTTGGGTAGGTCAAActattatatattaaataaaatgggTCATTTTCAAAATT from Zingiber officinale cultivar Zhangliang chromosome 6B, Zo_v1.1, whole genome shotgun sequence carries:
- the LOC121992885 gene encoding zinc finger HIT domain-containing protein 2-like isoform X1, which translates into the protein MEKVIVAEANTSPSSSEPRIICRVCQKQFSQYTCPRCNSRYCSLQCYKRHSLRCTESFMRENVMEELKQVQPDDETKRKMVDILKRFHSEEEMNSEDDGGETMLSEEIIHKVLSGEEIKLEDLSPEEIKHFRRTIASGELSKLIEPWTPWWRKPSARSISLSPEGCQLVKPLDVQSSTVTISEIPVGPESPLQPLKQLMHGEPSPLLAVHVIDVVYSYCFTLRLYNGDWHSDPLSASTMAFSMSKVLGDVGRPETVTEALAACIEETCSPIYKQAGGFSFAIGLIDDVICLLSLGTHALICCLCDFQRLFQAGERMLKSENINKTERNKTTQKLRSAERKVYFLMCWVHEQPAETWSTLADFVTVEKASLSQLELGGESLKAERKRMSKPNALIQEV
- the LOC121992885 gene encoding zinc finger HIT domain-containing protein 2-like isoform X2, which produces MEKVIVAEANTSPSSSEPRIICRVCQKQFSQYTCPRCNSRYCSLQCYKRHSLRCTESFMRENVMEELKQVQPDDETKRKMVDILKRFHSEEEMNSEDDETMLSEEIIHKVLSGEEIKLEDLSPEEIKHFRRTIASGELSKLIEPWTPWWRKPSARSISLSPEGCQLVKPLDVQSSTVTISEIPVGPESPLQPLKQLMHGEPSPLLAVHVIDVVYSYCFTLRLYNGDWHSDPLSASTMAFSMSKVLGDVGRPETVTEALAACIEETCSPIYKQAGGFSFAIGLIDDVICLLSLGTHALICCLCDFQRLFQAGERMLKSENINKTERNKTTQKLRSAERKVYFLMCWVHEQPAETWSTLADFVTVEKASLSQLELGGESLKAERKRMSKPNALIQEV